From Pseudoalteromonas viridis, the proteins below share one genomic window:
- a CDS encoding CHASE2 domain-containing protein, with translation MNLPRLWRKYYQQWLCGICLIALFILLQLLTLSPASPYGEALKRLEGLGYDLRLKSTLSMQSRSFLPIVIVDIDEPSLKQVGRFPWSRHVMARLQSQLADAGVAVIAYDILFSEPELNPAQQVLDHLSNTATPDVVQALNALAPSIDADEAFASRLQDTDTVLGLLFEHQPEIRVGTLPESIFFSSISATALPVPAFAGHVANVTELQQNSPGSGFINSAPDSDGFIRNSMLLAKHQGQLYPALALEAARLYTMAEQVQVVTKPFGAGYSVEGIRLGTALIPTDDYGRVNVPYRGPAFSFPYVSAADVLSGEIDSALFDQAIVFVGTSAVGHADLRTTPVGVQYPGVEVHANVLEGLVFPELLPSRPNWMDGAIIMLLLLLGFLCVLVLPRLEVLGIAVFTLCLSALFVALSTYLWVVLRLDLPQVAVLAMLVSQAMILGSLGFVREHKERLQIKSIFDQYVPPAHIQAMLDNPDSVSMEGEKRDITVLFADIRSFTTISESLDAGRLKSYLNQYFSPITRIIFEHQGTIDKYVGDMVMAFWNAPLPVAQHPELAVRCAMAMQEQVEALQAPMREQSLPPFKIGIGLNTGDMNVGDMGSEYRRAYTVLGDAVNLGSRLEGLTKFYGVGILINETTYAQCPGLICRPIDKVKVKGKNQAVTVYEPICSHDAISPEISDELEAHKQAWSLYLSQQWQQALSAFTKLKERAPERKIYTLMSERILILQADPPGAQWDGSYTHTSK, from the coding sequence ATGAACCTCCCGCGATTGTGGCGCAAGTACTATCAGCAATGGCTGTGCGGCATTTGTCTTATCGCCCTTTTTATCCTGCTGCAATTACTGACACTGTCTCCTGCCTCACCTTATGGTGAAGCACTGAAACGTCTGGAAGGTCTGGGTTATGATCTGCGCCTTAAATCAACCCTGTCTATGCAGTCACGCTCTTTCTTACCGATCGTCATTGTCGATATTGACGAGCCCAGCCTGAAACAAGTTGGCCGTTTTCCCTGGAGCCGTCATGTGATGGCGCGCTTGCAATCTCAGCTGGCCGATGCTGGCGTTGCTGTAATTGCCTACGATATCTTGTTTTCCGAACCGGAATTGAACCCGGCACAACAAGTGCTCGACCACCTCAGCAATACCGCTACGCCAGACGTTGTACAAGCATTAAACGCCCTGGCACCGAGCATTGACGCCGATGAGGCATTTGCCAGCCGCCTTCAGGATACAGATACCGTACTTGGTCTGCTGTTTGAACATCAGCCAGAGATCCGGGTGGGCACTTTGCCTGAATCCATTTTTTTCAGCAGCATTTCTGCCACCGCCTTGCCCGTTCCGGCCTTTGCCGGACATGTCGCGAATGTCACAGAATTACAGCAAAACAGTCCGGGGAGTGGTTTTATTAACAGCGCACCCGACAGCGATGGGTTCATTCGCAATTCTATGCTGCTGGCCAAGCACCAGGGACAGCTCTATCCGGCACTGGCACTGGAAGCTGCACGACTTTATACCATGGCCGAGCAGGTTCAAGTGGTCACTAAGCCCTTTGGTGCTGGGTACAGTGTAGAAGGGATCCGGCTGGGTACAGCCCTGATACCGACGGATGATTATGGCCGGGTAAATGTGCCTTATCGCGGCCCGGCTTTTAGCTTTCCCTATGTCTCCGCCGCAGACGTGCTGAGTGGTGAAATAGACAGCGCCTTGTTTGATCAGGCGATTGTGTTTGTCGGTACGTCTGCCGTTGGTCATGCCGACCTGCGAACAACCCCGGTGGGGGTGCAATACCCAGGCGTGGAAGTGCATGCAAATGTTCTTGAAGGTCTGGTGTTTCCGGAGCTGTTACCAAGCAGACCAAACTGGATGGATGGCGCCATCATTATGCTATTGTTATTGCTGGGCTTCCTGTGCGTTCTAGTGTTACCCAGGCTCGAGGTGCTCGGGATAGCGGTCTTTACACTCTGCCTGAGCGCCTTATTCGTTGCGCTGAGTACTTACTTATGGGTTGTCCTCAGGCTGGATTTACCTCAGGTTGCTGTTTTGGCCATGTTAGTCAGCCAGGCAATGATCCTCGGCAGCCTGGGTTTTGTCCGGGAGCATAAAGAGCGGCTCCAGATCAAATCAATCTTTGACCAATACGTGCCACCGGCCCATATTCAGGCCATGCTGGATAACCCGGACAGCGTTTCTATGGAAGGTGAAAAACGCGATATTACCGTGCTGTTCGCCGATATTCGCTCCTTTACCACCATCTCAGAATCCCTCGATGCCGGACGGCTCAAGTCTTATCTCAATCAGTACTTTTCGCCTATTACGCGGATCATTTTCGAGCATCAGGGCACCATAGACAAATATGTCGGTGATATGGTGATGGCCTTTTGGAATGCTCCCCTGCCTGTGGCACAACATCCGGAGCTGGCTGTACGCTGTGCCATGGCCATGCAAGAACAGGTGGAGGCACTCCAGGCACCGATGCGCGAGCAGTCTTTGCCTCCTTTTAAGATTGGCATTGGACTCAATACCGGAGATATGAACGTGGGCGATATGGGCTCTGAGTATCGTCGCGCCTATACGGTACTGGGCGATGCCGTTAATCTGGGCTCTCGCCTTGAGGGCCTGACCAAGTTCTATGGCGTCGGGATCCTGATCAATGAAACCACCTATGCCCAGTGCCCGGGCCTGATATGTCGCCCCATTGACAAGGTCAAGGTAAAAGGCAAAAACCAGGCAGTAACCGTGTATGAACCCATTTGTAGCCATGATGCGATATCTCCTGAAATAAGCGATGAGCTGGAGGCGCATAAGCAGGCCTGGTCACTTTATTTATCACAACAATGGCAGCAGGCACTGTCAGCTTTTACTAAACTTAAAGAGCGCGCACCAGAGCGAAAAATTTATACGCTAATGAGCGAGCGGATCTTGATATTACAAGCTGATCCGCCCGGTGCGCAGTGGGATGGCAGTTACACCCATACGTCGAAATAG
- a CDS encoding Ig-like domain-containing protein produces the protein MKRSQLHQLGILTLLCTGLLSGCSGDGDKTTTTSANPDTGTPAAQDHNEPQPDAPSGQANLIPFDYQARFANRNLAARQVVNTQFVNGTGTVLFPENQRTYRGNLTVSLDAITDPDGVSRVLLGFENAQQAQVLCDGNCSDPFAFTETGVNPANFSQQPGSLQLQVWVEDNGGNLSTVATQQITWLPRSIAFNSTPRSDGNAALDWQPLPSLLRYNAYLAESPIDDVRAITTLPGAQRVIALTDSSHTFSGLDPQKHYYTRITGIDGSGESAFSESRMLAATNLITPVAVADSFSGVQFESISGNLLSNDNANGLTPLTLVTTPVRAPQNGTVTLFADGRFTYVPREAFFGTDSFRYRINNSQGVTAEAEVSLLIERVNQDPIAFDNHYALAQNSVLTISGTGLLVNDFDFDGDTLTVNTTPVTDVQHGTLTLNSDGSFSYQPDPDFTGTDSFEYQVEDGNGGSNTATITLLIETEVSNFPPVAVNDTYQTNEDEQLFVEIPGVLENDSDADEDPLTLSIIEQPNMGALELSETGSFRYTPQQNSYGQDYFVYQIDDGTASVQAFVIIEVIAVNDAPLASDDSVTVAQGQTISVLVAANDQDIDGSLDLTSLTLVEGPSHGNVSLSSDNTHFIYQSDADYRGSDSFTYQIKDDLGAVSNIANVFIEVAGDNIAPVAADDSATTQQESPVTIDVLANDSDSDGSLNYNSLNVVTAPENGSVALDTVSLGGFIYTPNSGFSGSDTFTYQVQDNEGSVSNAATVTITVERLNMAPVASNDSASVEVAQSVTIAVLDNDSDTDGTVQAGTVEIVQSPLMGSTEVSSNGTITYIHTGTSEGEDTFTYRVQDDQGAFSNTATVTITITAPDTTPVAVNDSAQTDKNVAVDITILNNDQAQGRDLLISSIAIVTAPSHGSVSIDSSSGAAQYNPQFNFVGDDSFSYTVSNDLAETSNVATVTVTVNNKNYAPSVAPGSAEIETNISNGALVLQISASDPDGDTLSYQLSGTNAALFSVDSAGKVTVADAEQLASNGTQTYVLTVTVCDSGTPQLCAESEISIFVTQSAPRYIATKRSAFGNDGSLTLALNASLEFHSPGQTILQSDGKLVSVGAVGHYNDTAKRNIHRAYVSRQLSNGQPDNGFAVSGNFDSDFGIVIDGIPHDVWAKVATIDDQGRIYVAGYVSFAEPNETASSQQLLLFRLLGNGTLDTSYANGNGYITLPLGSNVFVTPVAIALEDNETVTVLSNISATSTATSGTVTLSRITAQGEVSVTQSLAETPTKYARGMVTLPSSDYLVYGEITSTETGEDVMLMRLTRSTLAPDTSFQEGGLLQINITDVPDSVPDGSAFNDTTRHVLVKDSNTLLVTGLTTLDESGEVRSAYLLQLTMDGVLDSAFAGTGKRVYQLSELPADSANDISDYSASGIGIVADSDTYYLGLQRSIFGNDQVVQVVKVGLNGEIDTNWLPGSNGFSIYHGTGLKAFNLLETQGGLLFGGQKFTYLGNNYLSEHWLSEVTTAAELNQNFGSFGQRTVSVGRRDEEFVAGQSSTFSGSLDHLLLSGQANNWQSPPQAVPYVLKLDNIGQRSNSFANLGLVSTVPLTTMGLMSSSTVGALNENSDGSVLLSASGTVSVSPGDEQAMATLVKFSNLGALDSSFASSGVLSLKASDYQAEATALDLTQLTILPSEDILALGQAIESCHTHSKAFIISSSGTLSNFFEYSVPAMHSCSANAHKVSMIHTVGSALVGVGQSQPGSTPPQLLLAKASVTGTPDTSFGTDGLALLDIGLSAGDDITLKGSVVDASQGFIVFGYAGSSNFIVRVTSSGALDTSFADGGVLKFEQLSGETVRLHQAWIDSNGKLLLFAQASGSNALYVGQLLLSESPGSWDTSFDEDGAQLFSSAVSGQLKTVLQQSSSTEFVFIIQQSSPARVSLQAGQVVQQ, from the coding sequence ATGAAGCGCTCGCAATTACACCAACTGGGCATTCTGACGCTACTTTGCACCGGGCTGTTATCGGGTTGTTCAGGCGATGGTGACAAGACAACCACCACATCAGCAAACCCTGATACAGGCACACCCGCAGCACAAGATCACAACGAACCGCAGCCGGATGCGCCATCAGGCCAGGCCAATCTGATCCCTTTTGACTATCAGGCCAGATTTGCTAACCGTAATCTGGCCGCCCGTCAGGTGGTCAATACGCAATTCGTCAATGGCACCGGCACTGTGCTTTTCCCCGAAAATCAGCGCACCTACCGGGGCAACCTGACCGTCTCTCTGGATGCCATTACCGATCCCGATGGGGTAAGCCGGGTGCTACTTGGCTTTGAAAACGCGCAACAGGCACAGGTTTTGTGCGATGGTAATTGCAGCGATCCATTCGCATTTACTGAAACAGGGGTCAACCCGGCCAACTTCTCACAACAGCCCGGCAGTCTGCAATTGCAGGTCTGGGTAGAAGACAATGGCGGCAATCTGAGCACCGTTGCCACCCAGCAAATCACCTGGTTACCACGCAGCATCGCATTTAACAGCACCCCACGCAGCGACGGCAACGCAGCGCTCGACTGGCAGCCATTGCCCAGCTTGTTGCGCTATAACGCATATCTGGCAGAGTCGCCCATTGATGATGTACGCGCTATCACCACCTTGCCGGGCGCTCAGCGGGTCATAGCCCTGACTGACTCCTCCCATACCTTTAGCGGCCTGGATCCACAAAAACACTACTACACCCGCATCACCGGCATCGATGGCAGCGGTGAAAGCGCTTTTAGCGAATCACGGATGCTGGCAGCCACCAATCTAATCACCCCGGTGGCCGTTGCTGACAGCTTTAGCGGTGTACAATTTGAGTCTATTTCAGGCAACCTGCTTAGCAACGATAACGCCAATGGCCTTACGCCACTGACACTGGTCACCACACCGGTACGAGCTCCGCAAAACGGCACCGTGACGCTGTTTGCCGACGGCCGCTTTACCTATGTACCCCGGGAGGCCTTTTTTGGCACAGACAGCTTTCGCTATCGCATCAATAACAGCCAGGGGGTGACTGCCGAGGCCGAAGTCAGTTTACTGATTGAACGCGTCAATCAGGACCCCATCGCCTTTGACAATCACTATGCACTGGCACAAAACAGCGTGCTGACCATCAGCGGCACAGGGTTACTGGTCAATGACTTCGACTTCGATGGTGATACACTCACGGTGAACACCACCCCAGTGACGGACGTGCAGCATGGTACACTGACACTCAACTCGGATGGCAGCTTTAGCTACCAACCCGACCCGGATTTTACTGGCACAGACAGCTTTGAATACCAGGTAGAGGATGGCAATGGCGGCTCGAACACGGCCACCATCACATTGCTTATCGAAACCGAAGTCAGCAACTTCCCCCCGGTTGCTGTGAATGACACCTACCAGACCAACGAAGATGAGCAGCTGTTTGTCGAGATCCCCGGTGTGCTGGAAAACGACAGCGACGCCGATGAAGATCCGCTTACTTTATCAATTATTGAACAGCCCAACATGGGCGCGCTGGAACTCAGCGAAACGGGCAGTTTTCGTTATACCCCACAGCAGAACAGTTACGGACAAGACTATTTTGTGTATCAGATAGACGATGGTACAGCCAGCGTACAAGCATTTGTGATAATTGAAGTTATTGCCGTAAATGACGCGCCGCTGGCCAGCGACGACAGTGTGACAGTGGCACAGGGACAAACCATCAGCGTTTTGGTGGCAGCCAATGACCAGGATATTGACGGTAGCCTGGACCTGACCAGCCTGACCCTGGTTGAAGGGCCCAGCCATGGCAACGTCAGCCTGAGCAGTGACAATACCCATTTTATCTACCAAAGTGACGCCGACTATCGCGGCAGTGACAGCTTTACCTACCAAATTAAGGACGATCTGGGTGCCGTTTCTAATATCGCGAATGTGTTTATTGAAGTAGCAGGAGACAATATCGCCCCGGTCGCCGCAGATGACAGCGCAACAACACAGCAAGAAAGTCCAGTCACCATAGATGTACTGGCCAACGACAGCGACAGCGATGGCAGCCTGAACTACAACAGCCTGAACGTGGTGACGGCACCAGAAAACGGCAGTGTGGCACTCGATACGGTAAGCCTGGGTGGCTTTATTTACACCCCAAATAGTGGCTTCTCGGGCAGTGATACTTTCACTTATCAGGTACAGGACAATGAAGGCAGTGTATCTAACGCGGCAACGGTGACTATCACGGTTGAGCGACTGAATATGGCCCCCGTAGCCAGCAACGATAGCGCCTCCGTCGAAGTTGCCCAATCCGTCACGATTGCAGTGTTGGATAATGACAGTGACACCGATGGCACAGTGCAAGCTGGCACCGTTGAGATAGTGCAAAGCCCGCTGATGGGTAGCACAGAGGTCAGTAGCAACGGGACAATTACCTATATTCATACCGGTACTTCTGAAGGGGAAGACACCTTTACCTATCGTGTTCAGGACGACCAGGGGGCATTCTCTAACACCGCCACCGTGACCATCACCATCACGGCCCCAGATACCACCCCGGTGGCCGTGAATGACAGTGCGCAAACCGACAAAAATGTCGCCGTGGATATCACCATACTGAATAATGATCAGGCCCAGGGGCGCGACCTGCTGATCAGCAGCATTGCAATAGTGACAGCGCCCAGCCATGGCAGCGTGTCAATCGATAGCAGCAGCGGCGCGGCACAGTACAATCCTCAGTTTAACTTTGTCGGTGATGATAGTTTTAGCTACACAGTGAGTAACGATCTGGCCGAAACATCCAATGTTGCCACCGTGACTGTTACCGTCAATAACAAAAACTACGCGCCTTCTGTGGCGCCCGGCTCGGCAGAAATAGAGACCAATATCAGCAACGGCGCGCTGGTTTTGCAGATCAGTGCCTCAGATCCGGATGGCGACACCCTCAGCTATCAGCTGTCTGGTACTAATGCAGCGCTGTTCTCAGTTGATAGCGCGGGTAAAGTCACCGTGGCCGATGCCGAACAACTTGCCAGCAATGGCACACAAACCTATGTGCTGACGGTCACCGTCTGTGACTCCGGCACACCCCAGCTCTGCGCCGAAAGCGAGATCAGTATTTTTGTTACCCAGTCCGCGCCGCGTTACATTGCGACTAAGCGCAGTGCATTTGGCAATGATGGCAGCTTAACATTAGCGCTAAATGCCAGCCTTGAGTTCCATAGCCCGGGGCAGACAATTTTACAAAGCGATGGCAAACTAGTCAGTGTCGGAGCCGTAGGTCATTATAATGACACGGCCAAGCGCAATATCCATCGTGCGTACGTCAGCAGACAGCTCAGTAATGGCCAGCCGGATAATGGCTTTGCCGTATCGGGTAACTTCGATAGTGACTTCGGTATCGTCATTGACGGCATACCTCATGATGTTTGGGCAAAAGTTGCAACCATCGACGATCAAGGGCGTATTTATGTCGCTGGGTATGTCAGCTTCGCAGAACCAAATGAAACGGCCAGTTCGCAGCAGTTATTGCTGTTCCGTTTACTGGGTAATGGTACTTTGGATACCAGTTATGCCAATGGTAATGGCTATATAACGCTACCGCTGGGCAGCAATGTCTTTGTGACCCCGGTTGCCATTGCCCTGGAAGACAATGAAACAGTCACTGTCCTGAGTAATATCAGCGCCACAAGCACTGCCACCTCAGGTACAGTCACTCTGTCCAGGATCACGGCACAAGGCGAAGTCTCTGTAACCCAAAGTCTGGCAGAAACACCCACCAAATATGCACGCGGCATGGTTACCTTACCATCCAGTGATTACCTGGTATACGGCGAGATCACGTCGACCGAAACAGGTGAGGATGTGATGCTAATGCGCCTCACACGCAGCACTCTGGCACCGGATACCAGCTTCCAGGAGGGTGGCTTGTTACAAATCAACATTACCGATGTACCAGATAGCGTACCAGATGGCAGTGCATTTAATGACACTACCCGCCATGTACTAGTGAAGGACAGTAACACGCTGCTGGTCACAGGGCTGACAACACTTGATGAATCCGGTGAAGTGCGCTCTGCATATTTGCTGCAATTAACCATGGACGGTGTGCTGGATAGCGCATTCGCGGGCACTGGCAAGCGCGTCTATCAGCTCAGCGAGCTTCCGGCAGATTCAGCCAACGACATATCAGACTATAGCGCTTCCGGTATCGGTATAGTTGCAGACAGTGACACCTATTACCTCGGCCTTCAGCGCAGCATCTTTGGTAATGATCAGGTTGTGCAAGTGGTCAAGGTGGGACTTAATGGTGAGATAGACACCAACTGGCTGCCGGGCAGCAATGGTTTCAGCATCTACCACGGTACCGGGCTGAAGGCATTCAATTTACTCGAAACACAAGGTGGACTGTTGTTCGGTGGCCAGAAGTTTACCTACCTGGGTAACAATTACCTGTCAGAACACTGGCTGAGTGAAGTGACTACAGCAGCAGAGCTGAACCAGAACTTTGGGTCTTTTGGTCAGCGCACTGTCAGTGTTGGGCGTCGTGATGAGGAATTTGTCGCTGGACAATCCTCCACATTTAGTGGGTCGCTGGATCATCTTCTACTCAGCGGTCAGGCCAACAACTGGCAAAGCCCCCCACAGGCCGTGCCCTATGTACTGAAATTGGATAATATCGGGCAAAGGAGCAATTCCTTTGCCAACCTAGGCCTAGTATCCACAGTGCCGTTAACCACCATGGGTCTCATGTCCAGTTCCACTGTTGGCGCACTTAACGAAAACAGCGATGGGTCGGTTTTACTCAGCGCTTCGGGCACCGTATCTGTATCGCCAGGTGATGAACAGGCGATGGCTACGCTAGTCAAGTTCAGTAACTTAGGGGCGCTCGATAGTAGCTTTGCCAGCAGCGGCGTGTTGAGCCTGAAAGCCAGCGACTACCAGGCTGAAGCCACAGCTTTAGACCTCACTCAACTGACGATACTACCAAGTGAGGATATTCTGGCCCTTGGCCAGGCCATAGAGAGCTGCCACACCCACAGCAAGGCCTTTATCATTTCCAGCTCAGGAACTTTATCGAATTTCTTTGAGTACAGCGTCCCCGCGATGCACAGTTGCAGCGCCAATGCACACAAAGTATCTATGATCCATACTGTAGGGAGCGCCCTGGTTGGCGTTGGTCAGAGCCAGCCGGGATCCACACCGCCGCAGCTGCTGCTAGCCAAGGCCAGTGTGACAGGTACGCCCGATACCAGCTTTGGTACAGATGGCCTGGCCTTGCTGGATATTGGCCTGAGCGCGGGTGATGACATCACCCTGAAAGGATCTGTGGTCGATGCCAGCCAGGGCTTTATTGTCTTTGGCTACGCGGGGAGCAGCAACTTTATAGTGCGGGTGACCAGCTCGGGGGCACTCGATACCAGCTTTGCCGATGGCGGTGTGCTCAAGTTTGAGCAACTGTCAGGTGAAACAGTACGACTGCACCAGGCCTGGATAGATAGCAATGGTAAGTTATTGTTGTTCGCCCAGGCCAGCGGCTCTAACGCTTTATATGTTGGACAGTTACTTCTGAGCGAATCACCAGGTAGCTGGGATACCAGCTTTGATGAGGATGGCGCCCAGTTGTTCAGTAGCGCAGTCAGCGGCCAGCTGAAAACTGTACTACAACAAAGCAGCAGTACAGAGTTTGTCTTTATAATACAGCAGTCGTCTCCCGCCAGGGTGAGTTTACAAGCCGGCCAGGTAGTTCAACAGTGA
- a CDS encoding HD domain-containing phosphohydrolase yields the protein MEQHIRNIANKIEQAGSQVALQHLLKLAIELASEHDTDRLLENILLSAMELSATDGGTVYSVSDDMQLQFATLINGPLDLHMGGTSKQPIPFPPIPIYLENGQCNESALVALAAAKREVIKIDDVYQCEEYDLSAARAMDAKTGYHTQSVLTIPLLNHEQELNGVLQLINPHSKGKIVPFSQQQTEMICSIGALAAVALTNRQLIDGMETLFQAFTRLIAKAIDEKSPYTGGHCRRVPELTMMIAEAVHEAQSGPMADFSMSEADRAELSLAGWLHDCGKIAIPEYVMDKATKLESVNDRIALIDARIELAKRDLELDYTKRILRFERDDEQAQVNQLSAELEEKLTQLEQDRQFLRHANIGGEFMREEDQQRVKRIAEQTSVRIGTEEHPLLTDNEVYNLSIARGTLTAEERQIINRHMDITLEMLEALPFPKHLRRVPEFAGGHHEKMDGTGYPRGLTREQMSIPARIMAIADIFEALTAADRPYKDAKKLSECLFIMGKMKLGDHIDPDLFDVFVESKVYLKYAEQFLKPAQIDEVIHEKIPGYEKKQG from the coding sequence ATGGAACAGCATATTCGAAACATCGCAAATAAGATTGAGCAGGCAGGCTCACAAGTCGCATTGCAACATCTGCTCAAACTGGCCATTGAGCTGGCATCAGAGCACGATACCGACCGGTTGCTGGAAAACATCCTGCTCTCTGCGATGGAGCTCAGCGCGACCGATGGCGGTACGGTCTATTCCGTATCAGATGACATGCAATTGCAGTTTGCCACGCTGATAAACGGGCCTCTGGATCTGCACATGGGCGGTACTTCCAAGCAACCGATCCCCTTCCCTCCCATCCCCATTTATCTGGAAAATGGTCAGTGTAATGAAAGTGCACTGGTCGCACTGGCTGCGGCAAAACGCGAGGTAATCAAAATAGATGACGTCTATCAATGTGAAGAATATGACCTTTCGGCGGCGCGGGCAATGGACGCCAAGACCGGGTACCACACTCAGTCTGTACTGACGATCCCATTACTCAATCATGAGCAAGAGCTCAACGGCGTATTACAGCTGATTAACCCGCACAGTAAAGGCAAAATAGTCCCGTTTTCTCAGCAGCAAACGGAAATGATTTGCTCTATTGGCGCTCTGGCCGCTGTGGCACTGACTAACCGCCAGCTGATTGATGGTATGGAAACGCTGTTTCAAGCCTTTACCCGTTTGATAGCAAAAGCCATTGACGAAAAGTCCCCCTATACCGGAGGCCACTGCCGCCGGGTACCAGAGCTCACTATGATGATTGCCGAAGCGGTGCACGAGGCGCAATCTGGCCCCATGGCCGACTTCTCAATGAGCGAAGCCGACAGGGCCGAGTTGTCGTTAGCGGGCTGGCTACACGACTGTGGCAAGATTGCCATCCCCGAGTATGTGATGGATAAAGCCACTAAGCTGGAGTCGGTGAACGACAGAATCGCCCTGATCGACGCCAGAATTGAACTGGCAAAACGGGATCTAGAACTTGACTACACCAAGCGCATACTCCGTTTTGAGCGAGATGATGAACAAGCACAGGTCAACCAACTAAGTGCGGAGTTAGAAGAAAAACTCACCCAGTTAGAGCAAGATCGACAATTTTTGCGTCATGCCAACATTGGGGGTGAGTTTATGCGAGAAGAAGACCAGCAGCGCGTTAAGCGTATTGCCGAGCAAACGTCGGTCCGCATCGGCACAGAGGAACACCCCTTACTGACCGACAATGAAGTCTATAATCTGAGTATTGCACGCGGCACATTAACCGCAGAAGAGCGTCAGATCATCAACCGGCACATGGACATCACGCTGGAAATGCTTGAAGCACTCCCTTTTCCTAAACATTTACGTCGCGTGCCGGAATTTGCTGGCGGTCATCATGAAAAAATGGACGGCACAGGCTACCCAAGAGGACTGACACGCGAGCAGATGTCCATACCCGCCAGGATCATGGCCATAGCAGATATTTTCGAAGCGCTGACAGCAGCAGATCGGCCCTATAAAGATGCCAAAAAGCTCAGCGAGTGCCTATTTATCATGGGAAAAATGAAATTGGGTGACCACATAGACCCGGATCTGTTTGACGTCTTTGTTGAATCAAAAGTGTATCTGAAGTATGCCGAGCAGTTTCTGAAGCCCGCTCAGATTGATGAGGTGATCCACGAAAAGATCCCAGGTTATGAGAAAAAACAGGGCTGA
- a CDS encoding MBL fold metallo-hydrolase produces the protein MKIKFYGVRGSTPTPGPTTVHYGGNTVCVTLESDAGKRIILDAGTGLRVLGQELMHVRQPFYILLSHNHWDHIQGFPFFIPAYIAKRQITIVPGVTEEHAPDAILKQMLGSYFPVPHTTLAADIQVVPQAQDHWQYECFDIQRCAMNHPGGGSAYRIAADGIDVVYATDNELNPPGLPVTSFQQWVDFVKGADYLIHDGQFVPDDYPLKHGWGHSLIKDALLLAEQGAVKHLVLISHDPDRSDTALDQIAADIKRQNRPFITILAREGLTLP, from the coding sequence ATGAAAATAAAGTTTTATGGTGTGCGGGGGTCAACCCCCACACCAGGCCCAACAACCGTGCACTATGGCGGTAACACAGTGTGTGTCACCCTTGAAAGCGACGCCGGTAAGCGCATCATTCTGGATGCCGGCACCGGGCTGAGGGTGCTGGGCCAGGAGTTGATGCATGTCCGCCAGCCTTTCTATATTTTATTGAGCCACAATCACTGGGATCACATTCAGGGCTTTCCCTTTTTTATTCCTGCATACATTGCCAAGCGGCAGATCACCATAGTGCCCGGTGTCACCGAAGAGCACGCCCCGGACGCCATCTTAAAACAAATGCTGGGGAGCTACTTTCCCGTGCCGCACACTACTTTAGCGGCTGACATTCAAGTTGTGCCGCAGGCTCAGGACCACTGGCAGTACGAGTGCTTTGATATCCAACGCTGCGCAATGAACCACCCAGGCGGTGGCAGCGCCTATCGAATTGCTGCTGATGGCATCGACGTGGTCTATGCTACCGACAATGAACTCAATCCGCCCGGCCTGCCTGTTACTTCATTTCAGCAATGGGTAGACTTTGTCAAAGGCGCAGATTATTTGATCCACGATGGTCAATTTGTACCCGATGACTATCCACTCAAACATGGCTGGGGACATTCACTCATCAAAGATGCCCTGCTGCTGGCCGAGCAAGGTGCGGTGAAGCACCTTGTGTTGATCAGCCACGACCCGGACCGCAGTGACACAGCCTTGGATCAGATAGCGGCGGACATTAAGCGTCAGAACAGGCCCTTTATCACGATTCTGGCACGCGAGGGACTGACTCTGCCATGA